CTGCGCACCTCCAAGGCGACAACGCACACGTCGTCGCCACGGACACCCAGAAGAACACCATCTACGCCTTTGCCCGCGACGGTATCGGCTCCCCCGAAGCCTTCCTCCTGCGCCTGAGCGAACACTTCACCTCGGGCTTCGAGTGGGTCACGGGTGGCCGCTGGGAAGCCGAGGCCTACACCTGGGACCGCATCCAGGCACACGGCTCCGAACACGACCACAGCTTTGTCCGCAAGGGGCAGGAAGTCCGCACCGCCGTCGTAGTCCGTGAAGGCAACACAACGCACGTCATCTCCGGCCTCAAGGACCTGACCGTCCTCAAGACCACACAGTCCGGCTTCGTGGGCTATCCCCGCGACCGGTACACCACGCTGCCCGAGACCACGGACCGCATCCTCGCTACCGACGTCTCGGCCCGCTGGCGTTACAACACCGGTCTCGACGCTGCCGGCACCGACTTCAACAAGAGCTACGAGGACATCAAGGCCCTGCTCTTGGAAGGCTTCACGGAGAACTACTCCCACGCCCTGCAGCAGACCCTGTTCGACATGGGCAAGAAGGTCCTGGAGGCCCACAGCGAAGTGGACGAGATCAAATTCTCGATGCCCAACAAGCACCACTTCCTGGTGGACCTCAGCCCGTTCGGCCTCGACAACCCCAACGAGGTCTTCTTCGCCGCGGACCGCCCGTACGGCTTGATCGAAGCCACGGTCCAGCGCGACAACACCACACCTGCCCCGGCTGCGTGGAACGGCATCGCCGGCTTCTGCTAAGCAACCAGGTACCCGCCCAACTGACTCGCAGCAAGTGTCGTTTTGGAGCCCCAAAACGACATCAAATGCGAGTCAGTTGGGCAATCCCCCGCACCCAAAACCACATTGTTAGCCAGACAACGTTAGCCAGACAAAGACGTCTGCCATGAACCAAGAAAGTCTGCCATGAACACGAAGAATAAAACCCGCCCCGCAGCGTCCGGTCCAGCCCGCCCCGAGGACCAGCGCCTCTCGATCGGGAGCACGTTCGCCTACGGCTTCCAGCACGTCCTGACCATGTACGGCGGCATCATCGCCCCGCCCCTCATCATCGGAGCCGCCGCGGGCATGTCCTCGCAGGACATCGGGCTCCTGATCGCGGCCTGCCTGTTTGTCGGCGGCCTCGCCACCATTCTGCAGACTGTCGGCATCCCGTTCTTCGGATCGCAGCTGCCACTGGTCCAGGGCGTGTCCTTCGCCGGCGTTTCCACCATGGTGGCGATCGTCCACGGAGGCGGCGGAATCCAAGCGGTGTTTGGTTCCGTCATTGTGGCGTCATTGATCGGCCTGGCGATCACCCCCCTTTTCTCCAAGATCATCAAGTTTTTCCCGCCTGTGGTCACGGGTACAGTCATCACCACGATCGGGCTGACACTCATGCCGGTCGCGGCGAACTGGGCCATGGGCGGCAACGCCGCCGCCCCCAACTACGGCAGCGTGGCGAACATCGGCCTGGCTGCGGCCACGATGGGCATCGTCCTGCTCCTCAGCAAGGTTGGAAACGCGGCCATCTCGCGTCTTTCCATCCTCCTTGCCATGGTGATCGGGACCGTCATCGCCCTCGCCACGGGAATGGCCGATTTCTCCAAGGTCGGCCAGGGTCCGATCGTAGCTTTCCCCACGCCCTTCGCGTTCGGTGCTCCAACCTTCGAGATCGCGTCCATCGTTTCGATGCTGATCGTCATCCTGGTCACCCTGACCGAGACCTCGGCGGACATCATCGCCGTCGGGGAAATCGTAGGCACCAAGGTCGATTCCAAGCGCATCGGCAACGGCCTGCGCGCGGATATGCTCTCAAGTGCCGTTTCGCCCCTCTTCAACTCCTTCACCCAGAGCGCCTTCGCCCAGAATGTCGGACTCGTGGCCATCACGGGCATCAAGAGCCGCTTCGTGGTCAGCGCCGGCGGGCTCATCCTGGTGGTCCTCGGCGTGCTGCCCGTCCTCGGGCGAGTTGTCGCAGCGGTTCCGACGCCCGTCCTGGGCGGTGCCGGCGTCGTACTCTTCGGAACGGTGGCCGCAAGCGGCATCCGGACGCTCTCGAAGGTGGAGTACCGCAACAATATGAACCTGATCATCGTGGCAGCGTCCATCGGCTTCGGCATGATCCCGATCGCCGCACCGAAGTTCTACGACCAGTTCCCGTCCTGGTTCTCCACGATCTTCCACTCGGGCATCAGCTCGGCCGCCATCATGGCCATCCTGTTGAACGTGCTGTTCAACCACTTCAAGGCCGGCAACTCGGACAACCAGTCGGTGTTCGTCGCAGGTACCGGCCGCGTGGTCAGCGAAGCGGACATTGCGTGCCTTGCGCACGGTGACCGTTTCGAGAACGGCAAACTGATCGACGCCGAAGGCAAGGAAGTGCCGCTCACGTCGGACACTTCGGCCGAGCACTGACCCCTTTGTTCCGCCGAACTGGCAGGTGTTGCCCCTCTCGCAAGGAACGGGGCAGCACCTGCCAGTTCGCGTTGCATACGTTTTTGCCACCTCCGCGTGAGACGGTTGTTTCATGAGGATCGATGAGCGAATCGAACAACACTATTCGGAACTTGGGCCGCAGGAGCAAAAGGCCGCAGACACCCTGCTGGACCGCCTGGGCGACCTGGCTGTCTACAATGCGGCCGAGCTCGCTCAGCTAAGCGGCGTCTCCAAGGCCACCATGAGCAGGCTCTTTCGCCACCTCGGATTCGCCGATTTCAACGAGGTGAAGGAACACACGCGGGGCCTGAGGTCCAGCGGAGTACCGCTCGCCAAACAGGAGGCCGACGGCGGAATCCCCCTGCATTTGGCAACGGAACAGCAGAGCCTGAACCGGCTTTTCGAAACGCTCGACGACGATCGCCTCCGCAAGGTGACGCAGCAATTGGCCGAGGCCAGCAAGGTCTTGCTGATCGGCTTCCGCAACAGTTTCCCTGTAGCCCTCCACCTACGGCAGCAGCTCCTGCATTGCCGCCCCGCGGTAAATCTGGCCCCACAGCCGGGCCAAAGCGTGGGTGAGGAACTGGCAGGGCTGGACGCGAACGACGTCGTGGTCCTGATCGGCTTCCGGCGCCGGCCGGACGGCTTCCACCAGGTCCTGAAGGCCGCCACCGCCACCGGCGCGAGCACCATCCTGATCGCGGACCCGAGCGCCCGTTGGCTTGCGGCGGAGGCCTCCGTTTGGATCGAATGCCCGGTGGAAGGCAGCGCCGCCTTTGACAGCTACGCCTCGGCCATGAGCCTCATGAGCATCCTCGCGAACGGCGTGCTGACCGCGCGGGGGCGTCCGGGAAGGGACCGTGTCAGGGAAATAACCGGCGTCTACGACTCTCTGGGAGAGATCGAGCGGCGGTAGGCGAACGCGGCCCGAACCCGGCGTCGGGCAAGCGTAAAGAAGAGTTAGCGGCCCGGAAACGGCATTGAAACATCTGTTCCATTCAATTGAATCAGTGAAACGACTGCCCCTGTCGTGGATAACCCTGATTCGAGGAACCGATGGCCGAAGCACAACTCGCCCCAGAGAAAACCGGCACAGAGCAACCCGGCACCCTGCTGGGCAGCCCGATTGACGAAGCCGCAGCACACCGCGATCCGCGGCTCAGCAATGAAGACTTGGCGCCCCTGAAGAACCAGCGCTGGAGCAGCTACAACCTCTTCGCGTTCTGGATGTCAGACGTCCACAGCATCGGCGGCTATGTGACGGCGGGCAGCCTCTTCGCCCTCGGTTTGGCCAGCTGGCAAGTGTTGGTCGCCCTGCTGGTGGGCATCGTGATCGTCCAGGTTTTCTGCAACCTCGTGGCGAAACCCAGCCAAAAGACCGGTGTACCGTACCCCGTGATCAACCGCGCGGTCTTCGGCGTCAAGGGCGCCAACATCCCGGCTATCATCCGCGGCTTGATCGCCGTCGCCTGGTACGGAGTTCAAACCTTCCTGGCCTCCGAAGCCTTGGTGATCGTGTTCCTGAAGTTCTTCCCCGCCATGAAACCGTTGTACGACGTCCATCAATACGGCTTCCTTGGCCTCTCTGCCCTGGGTTGGATTTGCTACGGAATCCTCTGGGTGGCCCAGGCCGCATTGTTCTGGAACGGAATGGAAAGCATCCGCAAGTTCATCGACTTCGCCGGTCCAGCCGTATACGTGGTCATGTTGGTCCTTGCCATCTACTTGGTTTCCAAGGCCGGCATCAGCAACATCAGCCTGAACCTGTCCGCCGGCCAACCGCTCGACTTCGCTGCGTCCATCCCGGTCATGATCTCCGCGATCGCCTTGGTCGTGTCCTACTTCTCGGGTCCCATGCTCAACTTCGGCGACTTCGCGCGTTATGGCAAGAGCTTCAAGGCCGTCAAGAAGGGCAATCTCCTGGGCCTGCCGGTCAACTTCCTGTTCTTTTCGCTGCTGACCGTCATCACGGCGTCGGCCACCACCCCGGTCTTCGGGCACCTCATCACGGACCCGGTCAAGACCGTTCAGGAAATCGATTCGGTGTTCGCCGTGCTGCTCGGCGGGCTGACCTTTGTCATCGCAACTGTGGGCATCAACATCGTGGCCAACTTCATCTCGCCGGCGTTCGACTTCTCCAACGTCAGCCCCCAGAAGATCAGTTGGCGCATGGGCGGCATGATCGCCGCGGGCGGATCCGTCATCCTGACCCCTTGGAACTGGTACTCGAACGACGACGCCATCCACTACACGCTCGGCGTGTTGGGGGCGTTGATCGGCCCGCTCTTCGGCATCCTGATCGCCGGCTACTACCTGGTGGGCAAGCAGAAGGTCTGGGTTGAGGACATGTACACGATGAAGCCCGACGGCAAGTACTGGTTCCGCAACGGCTACAACCCCAACGCGGTGAAGGCAGTGGCCTTCAGCGGCGTCGTCTCGATCGCTTCGGTCCTGATCCCCAAGGCGCTCCTGGACTCGGGAGCCACCACGGTCAACGCAACCTGGATCGGCAACTACAGCTGGTTCCTCGGTTGCGCCTTGGGCCTGCTGACCTTCTGGTACTTCGAAAAGCGCTCCCCCATGATCAACCTGGAGCCGAACGGCGTCGAAGCGAACGACGGCGCCCTCGTCTAGGGAACCCCGCGCCTAAGGAACCCCTCCGCCGAGCTGGCAGTTGTTGCCCCTAATTCGCAAGAATAGGGTCAACAGCTGCCCGTTCGCGCGAAAGAAGGCAAGCTTAGTTCTGGTTCAGCTCGGCCGAGATCGCGAGGGCAGCTTCCCGCAGGAGCGGTACGGCGCGGTCGGCGAAGTGCTGGTCCACGCGGGACACGGGTCCGGAAACGGAAATGGCGGTGGGCGTCGGAGCGTTGGGGACTGCCATCGCGAAGCAACGGACGCCGATCTCCTGCTCTTCTTCGTCGATCGAGTAGCCGCGTTCGCGGATCCGGTTCAAATCGGCGAGCAGGGAGTCGATGTCCCCGATGCTCTTTGCCGTAGGAGTCGGCATGCCCGTGCGGGCCACGATCCCGCGGACCACCTCGTCATCCAGCTGGGCCAGGATGGCCTTCCCGACGCCGGTGTCGTGCGTATGGGCGCGGCGGCCCACCTCGGTGAACATGCGCATGGAGTGCAGCGACGGAACCTGGGCAACGTAGATGACCATGTCGGAATCCAGCACGGCCATGTTGGACGTTTCGCCGAGCCGGTCCACGAGGGACTTCAGCTGGGGACGGGCCAAGGCACCGAGCTGCTTGTTGGCGCCTTCGCCAAGCCGGATGAGCCGGGGACCCAGCGCGTAGCGACGATTGGGCAGTTGCCGGATGTAGCCGAGGGACACCAAGGTGCGCAGCAGGCGGTGGATGGTGGGGAGCGGCAGGTCTGTCGACGACGACAGTTCGCTCAACGTGACGTCTCCGCCGGCGTCGGTGATGAGTTCCAGCAGTTCGAAGACGCGCTCGACGGACTGCACGCCTCCCGAGGGCTTTTCAGCCATTCCGTTGTCTCCTATGGCTCGGAATCCGACAACTCTTATCCGCATCGTGAAAAGAGTTGCTTAGAACACTCAAGATACAGCACACGACGCCGGAATGCTTGCCCATCGATGAGGGCTTGTGTTTCCACTTCGTAGATAATAATATCCATAATACGAAAACATTCGGTTTGAGCGGAGGCCCGTTACGGGCCTTGTACGAGGAGGAAATTCAATGGCGAACCCGAGCCCCGGAAATTCGATCACCCTGCGCGTCGCCGCGCCGTCGAGCTTCACTGCCACGAGCGAGTTGGCAGCCGCCGTCGGCGCCGCCGGTGCAGCCGTCACCGCGCTGGATGTGACCGAGTCGCACCATGACACCCTGGTTGTCGACGTCACCTGCAACACCACGGACGAAGACCACGCCAACCGCGTCAAGGACGCCCTCAACGCGCTCGACGGCGTCACGGTCCAGCACGTCTCGGACCGCACCTTCCTCATGCACCTGGGCGGCAAGCTCGAGGTCGTCCCGAAGGTGGCCCTGCGCAATCGCGACGACCTTTCGCGCGCCTACACTCCCGGCGTCGCACGCGTCTGCCTCGCGATCGCCGAAGACCCGGCCGCTGCCCGTAACCTGACGGTCAAGCGCAACACGATCGCCGTCCTGACCGACGGTTCGGCCGTCCTTGGCCTGGGCAACATCGGCCCGGCCGCAGCCCTGCCTGTCATGGAAGGCAAAGCCGCGCTGTTCAAGCAGTTCGCCAACGTCGACGCCTGGCCGGTCTGCCTGGACACCCAGGACACCGAGGAAATCATCATGATCGCCAAGGCCATGGCTCCGGTCTACGGCGGCATCAACCTCGAGGACATCGCAGCCCCGCGCTGCTTCGAAATCGAGAAGCGGCTCCGCGACGAACTGGACATCCCCGTCTTCCATGACGACCAGCACGGAACGGCAATCGTCACGCTCGCAGCGCTCGTCAACGCGCTGCGCGTCGTTGACAAGAAGCTTTCCGAGGTCAAGATCGTGGTCTCCGGCGTCGGCGCTGCCGGCTCGGCGATCATCCAGCTCCTCAAGGCCCAGGGCGCGCAGCACATCGTCGCGGCCGGCCGCTCCGGCGCCATCCACTCGGGCGAAAAGTACGACGACGAGCACCGTTCCTGGATTGCCGCGAACACCAACGAGGCCGGCTTCTCCGGCACGCTGCACGAAGCCCTCGACGGTGCGGACGTGTTCATCGGCGTCAGCGCTCCGCACGTGATCGGCGAAGAGCAGGTCGCCTCGATGGCCGAGGACGCGATCGTGTTCGCCATGGCCAACCCCACCCCGGAAATCGATCCGGTGATCGCGTCCAGGCACGCAGCCGTCGTCGCCACCGGCCGGAGCGACTTCCCCAACCAGATCAACAACGTGCTGGCCTTCCCCGGCTTCTTCCGCGGATTGCTCGACGCCGGAGCGTCGGACATCATCCCGGAAATGCTGGTGGCCGCCGCGGAGGCTATCGCCAACCGGGTTGCAGATGATGAACTGAATGCGAGCTACATTATCCCCAGCGTCTTCGACCCCCACGTTGCCGCCGACGTCGCCGCAGCCGTTGCGAACGCGGCAAACGCAGCAAACACGCGGCAGCAGCAAACGCAGGCCGCTAGCGCTCTCTAGGAAAGGACCATCCCATGGCTCTCACAGTCACAGACCCCCGGCCGATCGAACGAGCCGAGGAGATCCTGACTCCCAAGGCGTTGGCCTTCGTGGAGGAACTGCACCGCCGTTTCGCGGGCACCCGCAATGAGCTCCTGGCAGCCCGTGTCGCCAAGCGTGAAGAAGTGGCCCGCACCGGCCGCCTCGACTTCCTGCCCGAAACGCAGGACATCCGCGACGGTGACTGGAAGGTCGCCGAAGCACCGCAGGCCCTGCAGGACCGCCGGGTCGAGATGACCGGCCCGGCGTCCCCCGCCAAGATGGCCATCAACGCCCTGAATTCCGGCGCCAAGGTATGGCTCGCCGACCTCGAGGACGCCAGCACCCCGACGTGGGCGAACGTCATCGACGCCATCCTCAACCTCCGCGACGCCGCCCAGGGCACCCTGAGCTACACCTCCCCGGAGGGCAAGGAATACCGGCTCCGCACGGACGCGCCGCTCGCCGTCGTCGTCGCCCGCCCCCGCGGCTGGCACATGGACGAACGGCACTTGCTGCTCGACGGCGAACCGACCGTTGGCGCGCTGGTGGACTTCGGCCTGCACTTCTTCCACGTGGCCAAGCAGCTCCTGCTCAACGGCCAGGGCCCGTACTACTACCTGCCCAAGATGGAAAGCCACCTCGAGGCCCGCCTGTGGAACGACATCTTCGTCTTCGCCCAGGACTACCTCGGGATCCCGCAGGGCAGCGTGCGTGCCACCATGCTGATCGAAACCATCCCGGCCGCATTCGAAATGGATGAGTTCCTCTACGAACTGCGGGACCACGCGTCCGGCCTGAACGCCGGCCGTTGGGACTACCTCTTCAGCATCGTCAAGTACTTCCGCGACGCCGGCGAGTCCTTCATCCTGCCGGACCGCGCGTCCGTGGTCATGACTGCTCCGTTCATGCGCGCCTACACCGAGCTGCTGGTCAAGACCTGCCACAAGCGCGGCGCCTTCGCCATGGGTGGCATGGCTGCCGTCATCCCGAACCGCCGCGAGCCCGAAGTCACGGCCCAGGCCTTCGAGAAGGTGCGCGCGGACAAGACCCGCGAAGCCAACGATGGTTTCGATGGTTCCTGGGTGGCGCACCCGGACCTCGTCTCCACCTGCCGCGAGGTGTTCGACTCGGTCCTGGGCGACAAGCCGAACCAACTGGACAAGCAGCGCCCGGAGGTCTCCGTGACCGCCGAACAGCTGCTGGACATCTCCTCCGCCGGCGGCCACGTGACCGAGGCCGGGCTCCGGCTGAATCTCTACGTCGCCGTCGCGTACACCGCAGTCTGGCTTTCCGGCAGCGGCGCCGTCGCGATCCACAACCTCATGGAAGACGCCGCCACCGCGGAAATCTCCCGTTCCCAGGTGTGGCAGCAGATCCGCAACAAGTCCGTCCTTGCCGACACAGGCAATACGGTCACCCGCGAACTGGTCACCCGGATCCTCGGCGAAGAGACCGACCGCCTGCGCAGCGAGGTTGACGCCGAGTCCTTCGAGAAGTTCTACGAGCCGGCCAGCCGCCTGATCGCGGACATCTGTCTGTCCGAGGATTACACGGACTTCCTCACCACTCCCGCCTACGAGCTGGTGTAGGAATGGCCGCATCCTCCTTCCCGGCTTCTTTGACTCCGTCGGATTTCGCCGCGATCGACTCCCAGCTGGCCGCTACCGACCGGCTCCTGGAGCGCAACTACCCCGGCGACGACGGCACCCGCCAGCCCGTGCACACGGTATACGTCCCGGCGGACCGTTTCACGCCGTCGCTCTCCGCGGAATGGGGCGCCCAGGCGATCACGACGGCGGAGGCCCACGGCGGTCTCGAAAGGCTCGGTGCGCTGCTGGGCCAGGAGCCCGAACTGGCTGCCGCCGTCGCCACCCGCGTGGCTGCCAAACTGCGTAGCGAGCCGATTGAGGACTTGCGCCTCGACTTCGAGGACGGCTACGGCGACCGGGGCGACGAAGCAGAAGACGTCGCGGCCGTAGCGGCTGCGCAGGCCGTCAGCGAAGCCGTTGCCGCGGGTTCCGCCCCGCCGTTCATCGGCATCCGGTTCAAGTGCTTCGAGGCGCCCACCCGGACACGTGGCCTGAAGACCCTGGACCTGTTCGTCTCCACTTTGGCCTCGGCCGGTGAGCTGCCCGAGGGACTCCTCCTGACCCTGCCGAAAGTCACCACAGTGGCCCAGGTACAGGCCATGGACTTCGCGGTCTCCCGGCTCGAAGAGATCCACTCCCTTCCGGCGGGCCGGCTCCGTTTTGAAGTCCAAGTGGAAACACCCCAGCTGATCCTCGGCCCGGAGGGGACCTCTCCCGTGGCCCAGCTTCCGCACGCAGTTCCGGGCCGCATCAGCGCACTGCACTACGGTACCTACGACTACTCCGCTTCGCTGCAGATCTCCGCGGAGTACCAGTCCATGGAGCACCCGGTGGCGGATTTCGCGAAGGAAGTCATGCAGTTGGCCGTTGCGGGCACGGGCATCCGGCTCTCCGACGGGTCCACCAACATCATCCCGGTGGGCGACAACGTGGAAAATGCGTGGAAGCTGCACGGCCGGCTGGTCCGCCGTTCCCTTGAACGCGGCTACTACCAGGGCTGGGACCTGCACGCTGCCCAGTTGCCGAGCCGGTTCGCGGCAACGTATGCCTTCTACCGCGAGGGCCTGCCTGCTGCCGCGGCCCGCCTCCGCAACTACGTGGACCGCACCGAAGGCGGCGTCATGGACGAACCCGCCACTGCCCGTGCCCTCGCCGCCTTCGTCCTGCGCGGCGTCCAGTGCGGAGCGGTGGGTTCCGAAGAAGTGCTGGCGCTTGCCGGCGTCGAACTCTCCCGGCTGACTGCACTGGCGCATCCCCGGCTGGCACAATCTACCTCCAAGTAAGGATCCAATGATGGGAAAGTACTACTACCCCCAGGGCGGGCTGCCGCCGCAGACCCACCTCACGACGGAACGGGCCATCGTCACTGAGGCCTACACCGTGATCCCCAAGGGTGTCATGACCGACATCGTGACCAGCACCCTGCCGGGTTTCTCCAACACCCGTTCCTGGATCCTGGCCCGCCCGATTTCCGGATTCGCCACCACGTTCTCCCAGTTGATCGTGGAGATTGGCCCGGGTGGCGGCGCTCCCAAGGCCGAGTTCGAGGCAGGCGTCGAAGGCGTCGTCTTCGTCACCAAGGGCAAGGTCAACCTGACCCTCGACGGCGAACTGCACGAGCTCGAGGAGGGCGGTTATGCCTACCTGGCCGCCGGTTCCTCTTGGGGCCTGGAAAACGTCTCCGATGACATCGTCTCCTTCCAATGGATCCGCAAGGCCTACGAACGGCTTGAGGGTTACGAGGCAAAGTCCTTCGTGACGAGTGATGCCGAGGTGGAACCCACCGCGATGCCTGACACCGACGGCGCTTGGAAGACCACCCGGTTCACGGATTCCAGCGACCTGGCCCACGATATGCAGGTTAACATTGTGACGTTCCAGCCAGGCGGGGTCATCCCGTTCCCGGAGACCCACGTCATGGAGCACGGCCTCTACGTCCTTGAGGGCAAAGCCATGTACCTGCTCAACAATGACTGGGTGGAAGTGGAAGCCGGCGACTTCATGTGGCTCCGCGCCTTCTGCCCGCAGGCCTGCTACGCCGGCGGTCCGGGCCAGTTCCGATACTTGCTGTACAAGGACATGAACCGGCAGATCAAACTGACCTAGGGGTTTCCTGCCCGGCCACCCAACTGACTCGCAGTTAATGTCGTTATGAGCGCTCATAACGACAACTACTGCGAGTCAGTTGGGTTTGGGCCGCACCCAGGTTCCCAGCGTTGACCCCCTCGCTTCCGAAGAGGACGATCGAAACTACGGGGGCAAGGGCGCCAGCCGTTGCCCTGCGGCGTAGCTTCAGGAGGCAGCCATGGAGGCTGCGCGGGCCTCTCGGACTTCCCGCGTATCCCGGACTTCCCGGCGAGCGCGGGCGGCCTTCGTCTTGGCTTTGACCTTGGCGTCCGGCGCCTGCACCTACCCTCCGACACGTGAACCCCCGGCAAGTAGCTCATCGTTCGATTCGCAAGCAGCACTTCCGGAATCCCCTGTTGTGGACTTCTTCGCGCATGAAATGCTCAACCGGGGCGCGCCGGCCGTTGTCGTCCAGATCAAAGTCCGGGGCCGGGAATGGTCCCAGGCCTACGGGAGCCAAGACGTCGAGACCGGCGAACCGGTAGCCGTGAACGACCGGATCCAGGCTGGCGGCATCACGCAGTCGATGGTGGCGGTCTCGGTGCTCAAGCTGGTCCAGGAAGGAAAGCTGGGCCTAGAGGACCCCGTCACGCAGTACTTCCCGGAATTCGAGCAGCTCGTCCACCCGCCCGGCCCCGTCACAGTCCGCTCCCTGTTGAACCACAGCTCCGGCCTGCCCGACGCCCCGGAAGCCATCTTGAAGGCCATGCCGCCCAAGCAGGCCATCGACACGAGGTTCAGCATCGAGGACTACCTCCGGATGGCCGGGACCGTGCCGTGGGCGCACGCCAACTTCCAGCTGTTCCGCTACTCGGATGCCAACTACTTCGCTCTGGCCGCGATCGTACAAAAACTCCGCGGCCGGCCGATCGGGGATGTCCTGAAGTCAGATATCTTTGTGCCGCTCGGAATGAGCCACACCTCGCTGGCGGCCGAGCCGGACCGGGATGCCCGCGACATGATCCAGAGCTACGAATTCATCGACGGCGAGCGTATCAATGCCTCGCACCCGGAGTACCTCGTCGCTTCTCCCGCAGAGGGAGCCATCTCCACGGTGGGCGATATCAACACGTTCTATGCAGCGCTCATGCAAGGCAGGCTACTCACAGCGGATACCCTCCGCGACATGCAAACCCTGTGGCAGGAGAACCACGGACTCGGGTTGCAGCGTTGGAATGACGAATGCAGGAACGGCTTCTACTACGGTTACGGCGGCAGCACCTGGTTTGCGAGCATCGCACTGTCCACGAGCGACGGGAGCCGCCAGATAGCCATGAGCTTCGCTTATCCATCCGACACGGACAAACACATTGAGTCGACGGACGGCAGCGGCCAACCGGAATTCGCGCAACTCCGCGAGGTGGCCATCGCGGCGCTGAACGGGCTCTGCTGAGCCGCGCCGCATCCTGCTAGGGTCTGACCATGGATGAGAAATTGGGGAAATTCATCGAGGACTTCGGAACACTGACAAGACTGGCCCAGTCCGGATTGGACCAGGCGGACGACGGCGAGCAGCTACTACAGGCGTTGACCGGGCACCTCACCGTTCCCGCGCACGAACTCTCGGTCGTGACGGAGGAGATCCCGCCGCACCGCCTGGTGGATGTGGACATCGTCATGGAAGGGCTGGCTGGCCGGGATCCGGACTACCGGCTGGTGGGCATCGGAGGCGGCGATCAACGCCACCATATGTCGTTCAGCGATATGCTCCAGCAGTCCCGCAGCTACCCGCGCTTCCCCCTCGCCCAGCCGGACTACACCAATCTGGCCACGGGTCCGGAGCAGCAGCGCCAGGCCGTGGCGCTGGGACTCTGGCTTTTCCACTATGACGGCTCGCCTGTGGCGGTGCTCCAGCGCGGGGCAAAGATCGACCGTGGCCGGCAGACTGCCTCGCTCGAAGTTCTGGCCACCAGCCCCGCCGTCGCTTCCGGGCTCCTGGCCGAAGTGCGGCGCGATATGGAGCACCAGAGCGTTTTCAAGGGCCAGATCATTGCCCTCGCGGTCAGCGATTACGGGCCGAGCATCAGTGGGGTGACCTTCATAAGGCGCCCGGAGCTGGCCAGCAGCGATGTGGTCCTTCCGGATGGACTCCTCGACAAAGTGGAGGGCCACACCCTGGGCATTGCCCGGCAAGCAGACGTGTTGGCAGCACACGCGCAGCACCTCAAGCGCGGCCTCCTTCTCTACGGGCCGCCCGGCACCGGCAAAACACACACGGTCCGGTACCTGCTGAGCCAAAGCGAGGGTACGACGGCGGTGCTCCTCTCCGGCGGTTCGCTTGCCAGGATTGCCGAGGCAGCCAAGGTTGCCCGGGCCTTGGCGCCGTCGATCGTGGTGCTGGAGGATTGCGACCTGATCGCCGAGGACCGCAGCTTCGGCCATGGGCCCAAACCGCTGCTCTTCGAGGTGCTCGA
This genomic interval from Arthrobacter sp. FW306-2-2C-D06B contains the following:
- a CDS encoding AAA family ATPase → MDEKLGKFIEDFGTLTRLAQSGLDQADDGEQLLQALTGHLTVPAHELSVVTEEIPPHRLVDVDIVMEGLAGRDPDYRLVGIGGGDQRHHMSFSDMLQQSRSYPRFPLAQPDYTNLATGPEQQRQAVALGLWLFHYDGSPVAVLQRGAKIDRGRQTASLEVLATSPAVASGLLAEVRRDMEHQSVFKGQIIALAVSDYGPSISGVTFIRRPELASSDVVLPDGLLDKVEGHTLGIARQADVLAAHAQHLKRGLLLYGPPGTGKTHTVRYLLSQSEGTTAVLLSGGSLARIAEAAKVARALAPSIVVLEDCDLIAEDRSFGHGPKPLLFEVLDAMDGLDDDADVAFVLTTNRVDLLERALAQRPGRVDLAVEIPLPSKHERVELLKLYSNGVAFSRPAIEAAAAHTAGTTASFAKELIRRSVVAAALAGETPGDSHLVSAVGQLMADGEALTRSLLGSNGREPIAKE